From one Pseudomonas fluorescens genomic stretch:
- a CDS encoding amino acid ABC transporter permease, which produces MFSTGFTWNDLVFLLDGARITLQLTFWAILLGTFAGLLFGLARALWPRLSLPLAWVLDVFRSVPLLIQFVLFNSFKSIVGLDISAFSVGCIVLGVYTAAYFTEIVRGGVLAVSLSVRRASRSLGMSYLQDLRWIVLPMATRVAFPGWLNLVLGVMKDTALVMWIGIVELLRASQTIVTRIQEPLLVLCIAGLIYYVMSLVVARLGARLERRWQEND; this is translated from the coding sequence ATGTTTTCCACCGGTTTTACCTGGAACGACTTGGTGTTCCTGCTCGACGGGGCGCGCATCACCTTGCAGCTGACCTTCTGGGCCATCCTGCTGGGCACTTTCGCCGGGCTGCTGTTCGGCCTGGCCCGGGCCCTGTGGCCACGGCTGAGCCTGCCGCTGGCGTGGGTGCTGGATGTGTTTCGCAGCGTGCCGCTGCTGATCCAGTTCGTGCTGTTCAACTCGTTCAAGAGCATCGTCGGCCTCGACATCAGCGCCTTCAGCGTCGGCTGCATCGTGCTGGGGGTCTACACCGCCGCGTACTTCACCGAGATCGTCCGTGGCGGCGTCCTGGCGGTGTCGCTGAGCGTGCGCCGGGCCAGCCGCTCGCTGGGCATGAGCTACCTGCAGGACCTGCGCTGGATCGTCCTGCCGATGGCCACCCGGGTGGCGTTTCCCGGCTGGCTGAACCTGGTGCTGGGGGTGATGAAAGACACGGCGCTGGTGATGTGGATCGGCATCGTCGAACTGCTGCGCGCCTCGCAGACCATCGTTACGCGGATTCAGGAACCCCTGCTGGTGCTGTGCATCGCAGGCCTCATCTACTACGTCATGAGCCTGGTGGTTGCCCGCCTGGGCGCCCGTCTGGAAAGAAGGTGGCAGGAAAATGATTGA
- a CDS encoding amino acid ABC transporter ATP-binding protein, with amino-acid sequence MIEIENVHKSFGDLEVVKGVSLTVNKGEVVSIIGGSGSGKSTLLMCINGLEPIQKGNIRVDGVEVHHRATDLNRLRQKIGIVFQQWNAFPHLTVLENVMLAPRKVLGKDKHDAEALAVKQLTHVGLGDKLKTFPGKLSGGQQQRMAIARALAMSPDYMLFDEATSALDPQLVGEVLDTMRMLAEDGMTMVLVTHEIRFARDVSDRVAFFRNGLVHEIGSPDQVIGNPLQPETAAFLKSVK; translated from the coding sequence ATGATTGAGATCGAGAACGTACACAAATCCTTCGGCGACCTGGAAGTGGTCAAGGGCGTGAGCCTGACCGTGAACAAGGGCGAAGTGGTGTCGATCATCGGCGGCTCGGGCTCGGGCAAGTCGACCTTGCTGATGTGCATCAACGGCCTGGAACCGATCCAGAAAGGCAACATCCGCGTCGACGGCGTCGAGGTCCACCACCGGGCCACCGACCTCAACCGCCTGCGCCAGAAGATCGGCATTGTCTTCCAGCAGTGGAATGCCTTCCCGCACCTGACGGTGCTGGAAAACGTCATGCTCGCGCCGCGCAAGGTGCTCGGCAAAGACAAGCACGATGCCGAAGCGCTGGCCGTCAAGCAACTGACCCACGTGGGCCTGGGCGACAAGCTCAAGACCTTCCCCGGCAAGCTCTCGGGCGGGCAGCAGCAACGCATGGCAATTGCCCGGGCGCTGGCCATGTCGCCGGACTACATGCTGTTCGACGAGGCCACCTCGGCGCTCGACCCGCAGCTGGTGGGCGAGGTGCTCGACACCATGCGCATGCTCGCCGAGGACGGCATGACCATGGTCCTGGTGACCCACGAGATACGTTTTGCCCGGGATGTGTCGGACCGGGTGGCGTTCTTCCGTAACGGCCTGGTGCACGAAATCGGCTCGCCGGACCAGGTGATCGGCAACCCGTTGCAACCGGAGACGGCGGCGTTCTTGAAGTCGGTGAAATAG
- a CDS encoding trans-3-hydroxy-L-proline dehydratase — protein sequence MRSSKIVHIVNCHAEGEVGDVIVGGVAPPPGATVWEQSRWIAQDQTLRNFVLNEPRGGVFRHVNLLVPPKDPRAQMAWIIMEPADTPPMSGSNSLCVSTVLLDSGILPMTEPETRLVLEAPGGLIEAVAQCRDGKVQRVEVKNVPSFADRLDAWIEVEGYGSLQVDTAYGGDSFVIADARQLGFAIHPDEAREIVEIGLKITRAANEQLGFSHPLNPDWAHISFCQIAAPIEYEDGVASGANAVVIRPGKIDRSPCGTGCSARMAVLQAKGLMKVGDRFIGRSIIGSRFDCRIESLTEIAGRPAIYPCISGRAWITGTHQLLLDPSDPWPQGYRLSDTWPGA from the coding sequence ATGCGCTCATCGAAAATAGTCCACATCGTCAACTGCCACGCCGAAGGCGAAGTCGGCGACGTCATCGTCGGCGGTGTCGCCCCGCCACCGGGCGCCACCGTCTGGGAGCAATCGCGCTGGATCGCCCAGGACCAGACCCTGCGCAACTTCGTTCTCAACGAACCGCGCGGCGGCGTGTTTCGCCACGTCAACCTGCTGGTCCCGCCCAAGGACCCGCGCGCGCAAATGGCCTGGATCATCATGGAGCCGGCCGATACTCCGCCGATGTCCGGTTCCAACTCGCTGTGCGTGTCGACGGTGCTGCTCGACAGCGGCATCCTGCCGATGACCGAGCCCGAGACGCGCCTGGTGCTCGAAGCCCCCGGCGGCCTGATCGAGGCCGTCGCCCAATGCCGCGACGGCAAGGTGCAGCGGGTGGAAGTGAAGAACGTGCCATCCTTCGCCGACCGCCTCGACGCCTGGATCGAGGTCGAAGGCTACGGCTCGCTGCAGGTCGACACCGCCTATGGTGGCGACAGCTTCGTCATCGCCGATGCCCGGCAACTGGGCTTTGCGATACACCCCGACGAAGCCAGGGAGATCGTCGAGATCGGCCTTAAAATCACCCGCGCCGCCAACGAGCAACTGGGTTTCAGCCACCCGCTGAACCCGGACTGGGCGCACATTTCCTTCTGCCAGATCGCCGCGCCCATCGAGTATGAGGATGGCGTCGCCAGCGGCGCCAACGCCGTGGTCATCCGCCCCGGCAAGATCGACCGCTCGCCCTGCGGCACCGGTTGTTCGGCACGCATGGCGGTGCTGCAGGCCAAAGGTCTGATGAAAGTCGGCGATCGTTTCATCGGCCGCTCGATCATCGGTTCGCGGTTCGACTGCCGCATCGAATCACTGACCGAAATCGCCGGCCGCCCGGCCATCTACCCGTGCATTTCCGGCCGTGCCTGGATCACTGGCACCCATCAATTGCTGCTCGATCCAAGCGATCCCTGGCCACAAGGCTACCGGTTGTCGGACACCTGGCCCGGCGCCTGA
- a CDS encoding dihydrodipicolinate synthase family protein: MSKYVNWSGVFPAVTTQFNDDFSINLEKTHEVISNVIRDGVSGLVVCGSVGENTSLSAEEKIAVTEVAVDASRGRVPVICGVAEFTSVQAAKVANAVRQVGVDGVMLMPALVYGSKPFETAEHYRYVAKHTDVPLMVYNNPPIYKNDVTPDILISLADCDNVVCFKDSSGDTRRFIDVRNEVGDRFVLFAGLDDVVLESIAVGAQGWVSGMSNVFPKEGETIFRLAKAGRFAEAMPIYEWLMPILHLDARADLVQCIKLCEAIAGRGSALTRPPRLALPEADRVYVEQIMAKALANRPQLPDVGL; the protein is encoded by the coding sequence ATGAGCAAGTACGTAAACTGGAGCGGCGTCTTCCCTGCGGTCACCACTCAATTCAACGACGACTTCTCGATCAACCTGGAAAAGACCCACGAGGTGATTTCCAATGTGATCCGTGACGGCGTCTCGGGCCTGGTGGTCTGTGGTTCGGTGGGTGAGAACACTTCGCTGAGCGCCGAAGAGAAAATCGCCGTCACCGAGGTCGCCGTCGATGCCTCCCGCGGCCGGGTTCCGGTGATCTGCGGCGTCGCCGAGTTCACTAGCGTGCAGGCCGCCAAAGTGGCCAATGCGGTGCGCCAGGTCGGCGTCGACGGGGTGATGCTGATGCCGGCGCTGGTCTACGGCTCCAAGCCGTTCGAGACCGCCGAGCACTACCGTTACGTGGCCAAGCACACCGACGTGCCGCTGATGGTCTACAACAACCCGCCGATCTACAAAAACGACGTCACCCCGGACATCCTGATTTCCCTGGCCGACTGCGACAACGTGGTGTGCTTCAAGGACTCCTCCGGCGACACCCGCCGCTTCATCGACGTGCGCAACGAAGTCGGCGACCGCTTCGTACTGTTCGCGGGCCTGGACGACGTGGTCCTGGAAAGCATCGCGGTCGGCGCCCAGGGCTGGGTCTCGGGCATGTCCAACGTGTTCCCCAAAGAGGGCGAGACGATCTTCCGCCTGGCCAAGGCCGGGCGCTTCGCCGAGGCCATGCCGATCTACGAATGGCTGATGCCGATCCTGCACCTGGACGCCCGCGCGGACCTGGTGCAGTGCATCAAGCTGTGCGAAGCCATCGCCGGTCGCGGCAGCGCGCTGACCCGCCCGCCACGCCTGGCCCTGCCGGAAGCTGATCGCGTCTACGTCGAGCAGATCATGGCCAAGGCCCTGGCCAACCGTCCGCAGCTGCCGGACGTCGGCCTCTGA
- the abaF gene encoding fosfomycin efflux MFS transporter AbaF translates to MSSHPSSATSPSGLKRVVAAAMAGTVAEWYEFFLYGTASALVFGQLFFRQTDSPVDGIIAAFALYAVGFLARPLGGLVFGHYGDKFGRKRLLQLSLVVVGITTFLMGCLPGFDTIGYAAPVLLVLLRLIQGFAFGGEWGGAILLVSEHCPDNRRGFWASWPQAGVPAGNLVATVALLLLSSNLSEEQFLAWGWRVAFWFSAVVVLIGYWIRTSVDDAPIFKEAQARQAQKTEQQLGVVEVLRHHWRAVLVGIGARFAENILYYTVVTFSITYLKLVVHKDTSQILLLMFGAHLLHFFMIPLMGYLSDLVGRKPVYLTGAVLTAFWGFVGFPLMDTGNNWLIMAAITLGLAIESMTYAPYSALMAELFPTHVRYTALSLCYQVAPIFAGSLAPLIAISLLNEFHSSTPIAWYLVGAALISIVAVGLTRETRGKSLHQVDAEAAARIAAGHAAPVRQGSSLA, encoded by the coding sequence ATGTCCAGTCACCCTTCCAGCGCAACCAGCCCTTCGGGATTGAAACGTGTCGTGGCCGCGGCCATGGCCGGCACCGTCGCCGAATGGTATGAGTTCTTCCTCTACGGCACCGCCTCGGCACTGGTCTTCGGCCAGCTGTTCTTTCGCCAGACCGACAGCCCTGTCGACGGCATCATCGCCGCCTTCGCCCTCTACGCCGTGGGCTTTCTGGCCCGCCCGCTGGGCGGTCTGGTGTTTGGTCACTACGGTGACAAATTCGGCCGCAAGCGCTTGCTGCAACTGAGCCTGGTGGTGGTCGGCATCACCACCTTCCTGATGGGTTGCCTGCCGGGCTTCGACACCATCGGCTATGCCGCGCCGGTGTTGTTGGTGCTGCTGCGGCTGATTCAGGGTTTTGCCTTCGGTGGCGAATGGGGTGGCGCCATCCTGCTGGTGTCCGAGCACTGCCCGGACAACCGCCGCGGTTTCTGGGCCAGTTGGCCGCAAGCCGGGGTGCCGGCCGGCAACCTGGTGGCGACCGTCGCCTTGCTGCTGTTGTCGAGTAACCTCTCGGAAGAACAATTCCTGGCCTGGGGCTGGCGTGTGGCGTTCTGGTTCTCGGCGGTGGTGGTCTTGATTGGCTACTGGATCCGCACCAGCGTCGACGACGCGCCGATCTTCAAGGAGGCTCAGGCTCGCCAGGCGCAGAAAACCGAGCAGCAACTGGGCGTGGTCGAAGTGTTGCGCCATCACTGGCGCGCGGTGCTGGTGGGGATCGGCGCACGCTTTGCCGAGAACATCCTTTACTACACCGTGGTGACCTTCTCCATCACCTACCTCAAGCTGGTGGTGCACAAGGACACCTCGCAGATCCTCCTGCTGATGTTTGGCGCGCACCTGCTGCACTTTTTCATGATTCCGTTGATGGGTTACCTGTCCGACCTGGTCGGGCGCAAGCCGGTGTACCTGACCGGCGCGGTGCTCACGGCGTTCTGGGGCTTCGTCGGCTTCCCGCTGATGGACACCGGCAACAACTGGCTGATCATGGCCGCTATCACCCTGGGCCTGGCCATCGAGTCGATGACCTACGCGCCCTACTCGGCACTGATGGCCGAGCTGTTCCCGACCCATGTGCGCTACACCGCGCTGTCGCTGTGCTACCAGGTGGCGCCGATTTTCGCCGGTTCCCTGGCCCCGCTGATCGCCATCAGCCTGCTCAATGAGTTCCACAGCTCGACGCCGATTGCCTGGTACCTGGTCGGTGCTGCGCTGATCTCGATCGTCGCCGTCGGCCTGACCCGCGAAACCCGCGGCAAGTCGCTGCACCAGGTAGACGCCGAAGCCGCCGCGCGCATCGCCGCCGGGCACGCTGCGCCTGTTCGCCAGGGCAGTTCGCTGGCCTGA
- a CDS encoding aldehyde dehydrogenase (NADP(+)), producing the protein MAAIIGHNYIGGTRSAAGNLTLLSHDATSGEALPYQFHQATAEEVDAAAKAAAHAYPVLRSLSPERRAQFLEAIAAQLEALGDDFITLVSRETALPAARILGERGRTSGQMRLFAQVLRRGDFLGARIDRAQPDRQPLPRADLRQYRLGVGPVAVFGASNFALAFSTAGGDTAAALAAGCPVVFKAHSGHMATAERVADAIIRAAELTGMPKGVFNMIYGAGVGEALVKHPAIQAVGFTGSLKGGRALCDMAAARAQPIPVFAEMSSINPVLILPQALTQRSEQIARELAASVVLGCGQFCTNPGLVIGLRSQAFSAFTEQLTAQLAEQPAQTMLNAGTLTSYRKGVEALRAHPRISHLAGQPQQGNQAQPQLFKADASLLLEGDALLQEEVFGPATVLVEVADNDQLQQALNGLHGQLTATLIAEAADLQAHAELLPLLEQKVGRVLFNGYPTGVEVCDAMVHGGPYPATSDARGTSVGSLAIDRFLRPVCYQNCPDALLPPALQNANPLGIARLVDGQSSRAAF; encoded by the coding sequence ATGGCGGCTATCATCGGCCACAACTACATCGGCGGCACGCGCAGCGCCGCTGGCAACCTCACCCTGCTCAGCCACGACGCGACCAGCGGCGAGGCTTTGCCCTATCAATTTCACCAGGCTACGGCCGAAGAAGTGGATGCCGCCGCCAAGGCCGCTGCCCACGCTTACCCGGTGTTGCGCAGCCTGTCGCCAGAGCGGCGAGCGCAGTTTCTTGAGGCCATCGCCGCGCAACTGGAGGCCCTGGGCGATGATTTCATCACCCTGGTGAGCCGTGAAACGGCTTTGCCAGCGGCGCGGATCCTCGGCGAGCGCGGGCGCACCAGCGGGCAGATGCGCCTGTTCGCCCAGGTACTGCGCCGGGGCGATTTTCTCGGCGCGAGGATCGACCGCGCGCAGCCGGATCGCCAACCGCTGCCCCGTGCCGACCTGCGCCAGTACCGCCTGGGCGTCGGCCCGGTCGCGGTGTTCGGCGCCAGCAACTTTGCGCTGGCTTTCTCCACCGCCGGTGGCGACACCGCCGCTGCGCTGGCCGCCGGCTGCCCGGTGGTGTTCAAGGCTCACAGCGGCCACATGGCCACGGCCGAACGGGTCGCCGATGCGATCATCCGCGCGGCCGAACTCACCGGCATGCCCAAAGGCGTGTTCAACATGATCTACGGCGCCGGCGTCGGTGAAGCGCTGGTCAAGCATCCGGCGATCCAGGCTGTGGGCTTTACCGGCTCGCTCAAGGGCGGCCGGGCGTTATGCGACATGGCGGCCGCGCGGGCCCAACCGATCCCGGTATTCGCCGAAATGAGCAGTATCAACCCGGTGCTGATACTGCCCCAGGCACTGACCCAACGTAGCGAGCAGATCGCCCGCGAGCTGGCTGCCTCAGTAGTGCTCGGCTGCGGGCAGTTCTGTACCAATCCGGGGCTGGTCATCGGCCTGCGCTCGCAGGCTTTCAGCGCATTTACCGAGCAACTGACGGCGCAACTGGCCGAGCAACCGGCACAAACCATGCTCAATGCCGGCACCCTTACCAGTTACCGCAAGGGCGTCGAGGCGCTACGCGCGCATCCTCGCATCAGCCACCTGGCCGGGCAGCCGCAACAAGGCAACCAGGCGCAGCCGCAACTGTTCAAGGCCGATGCGAGCCTGCTGCTCGAGGGCGATGCGCTGTTGCAGGAAGAGGTCTTCGGGCCGGCCACCGTGCTGGTCGAGGTGGCCGACAACGACCAACTGCAGCAGGCACTGAACGGCCTGCACGGTCAACTCACCGCCACCCTGATCGCCGAAGCTGCGGACCTGCAAGCCCACGCCGAGCTGCTGCCGCTGCTGGAGCAGAAAGTGGGTCGCGTGCTGTTCAACGGCTACCCGACAGGCGTTGAAGTCTGTGATGCGATGGTGCACGGCGGGCCCTACCCGGCCACCTCGGATGCCCGCGGGACCTCGGTCGGCAGCCTTGCCATCGACCGCTTCCTGCGTCCGGTGTGTTACCAGAACTGCCCGGATGCGCTGTTGCCGCCGGCCCTGCAGAACGCCAACCCACTGGGCATCGCTCGCCTGGTCGACGGCCAGAGCAGCCGCGCCGCCTTCTAG
- a CDS encoding Ldh family oxidoreductase, producing the protein MTRLTLSEAHSLAYSILLHNGFCADHAQAVSDTIVAGERDGCASHGLYRVLGCVSSLKAGKVVADARPEVIDQAPSIVRVDAGGGFSQLAFQAGLPMLQAKARSNGIAALAINRCVHFSALWVEIEQLAEAGLVALAFTPSHAWVAPAGGHRPVFGTNPIAFGWPRAGKHPYVFDFATSAIARGDIELHRRAGKAIPEGWGVDQHGQPSTDPNVVLDRGAMLTFGGHKGSALAAMVELIAGPLIGDLTSAESLAHADGSKASPYHGELLIALDPRRFLGDAADQHLARAEVVFESIEGQGARLPSARRYAARARSLVEGVEIPQALYNDLKALLA; encoded by the coding sequence ATGACCCGCCTGACCCTGTCCGAAGCCCATTCGCTGGCCTATTCAATCCTCTTGCATAACGGTTTTTGCGCCGACCACGCCCAGGCGGTGAGCGACACCATCGTCGCCGGCGAGCGCGATGGCTGCGCCTCCCATGGCCTGTATCGGGTGCTGGGCTGCGTCAGTTCGCTCAAGGCCGGCAAGGTGGTCGCCGATGCCCGTCCCGAAGTCATAGACCAGGCGCCCTCGATCGTGCGCGTGGACGCCGGTGGCGGGTTCTCCCAACTGGCGTTCCAGGCCGGCCTGCCGATGTTGCAAGCCAAGGCCCGCAGCAACGGCATCGCCGCGCTGGCGATCAACCGCTGTGTGCACTTTTCCGCATTGTGGGTCGAGATCGAGCAACTGGCCGAGGCTGGGCTGGTCGCCCTGGCGTTTACCCCCAGCCATGCCTGGGTGGCGCCGGCCGGCGGCCATCGGCCGGTGTTCGGCACCAACCCGATCGCCTTCGGCTGGCCGCGGGCGGGCAAGCATCCCTATGTATTCGACTTCGCCACCAGTGCCATCGCCCGGGGTGATATCGAACTGCATCGGCGGGCGGGCAAGGCCATTCCCGAAGGTTGGGGCGTTGACCAGCATGGCCAGCCCAGCACCGACCCCAACGTGGTCCTGGACCGCGGCGCGATGCTGACCTTCGGCGGGCACAAGGGTTCGGCGCTGGCGGCGATGGTCGAGCTGATTGCCGGGCCCTTGATCGGCGACTTGACCAGTGCCGAGTCCCTGGCCCATGCCGACGGCAGCAAGGCCTCGCCGTACCATGGCGAATTGCTGATCGCCCTGGACCCGCGGCGGTTTCTGGGTGATGCCGCCGATCAGCACCTGGCCCGGGCCGAGGTGGTATTCGAGAGCATCGAGGGGCAGGGCGCGCGGCTGCCGTCTGCGCGCCGCTATGCAGCACGCGCGCGCAGCCTGGTGGAGGGGGTGGAGATACCGCAGGCCTTGTACAACGATCTCAAGGCGCTGCTGGCATAA
- a CDS encoding DUF1330 domain-containing protein, with protein MKAYWIAHVDVSDLEQYQQYTQRAPAAFAAFGGKLLARGGRSEAMEGRATPQRSVVIEFESYERALACYRSDAYQQACAFRQGVARAEVIIVEGV; from the coding sequence ATGAAGGCTTACTGGATTGCCCATGTCGATGTCAGCGACCTTGAGCAGTATCAGCAATACACCCAGCGGGCCCCAGCGGCGTTTGCCGCGTTTGGCGGCAAGCTGCTGGCCCGTGGCGGGCGCAGTGAGGCCATGGAGGGCAGGGCGACACCGCAGCGCAGCGTGGTGATCGAGTTTGAATCCTACGAACGGGCATTGGCCTGCTATCGGTCAGACGCGTATCAGCAGGCGTGCGCGTTCAGGCAGGGGGTGGCGAGGGCCGAGGTGATTATCGTCGAGGGGGTGTGA
- the ribBA gene encoding bifunctional 3,4-dihydroxy-2-butanone-4-phosphate synthase/GTP cyclohydrolase II, with the protein MPFNSIEDILEDYRQGKMVLLVDDEDRENEGDLLIAAERCDAQAISFMAREARGLICLTLSDEHCQRLGLEQMVPANGSAFSTAFTVSIEAARGVTTGISAADRACTVAAAVAPAARAEDLVQPGHIFPLRAREGGVLTRAGHTEAGCDLARLAGFSPASVIVEVLNDDGSMARRPDLEVFAARHGIKIGTIADLIHYRLSTEQTVKRIGERELPTVHGVFRLVTYEDCIEGGVHMAMVMVMGDIRREQPTLVRVHVIDPLRDLVGAEYSGPANWTLWAALQKVADEGCGVVVILANHESSQALLERVPHLTQPPRPYQRGQSRTYSEVGTGAQILQDLGVGKLRHLGPPLKYAGLTGYDLEVVQSIAFSTAL; encoded by the coding sequence ATGCCCTTCAACAGCATCGAAGATATCCTCGAGGACTACCGCCAGGGCAAGATGGTCCTGCTGGTGGACGACGAAGACCGCGAAAACGAAGGCGACCTGCTGATCGCCGCTGAACGCTGCGACGCCCAGGCCATCAGCTTCATGGCCCGCGAAGCCCGCGGCCTGATCTGCCTGACGTTGAGCGACGAGCACTGCCAGCGCCTGGGCCTTGAGCAGATGGTGCCGGCCAACGGCAGCGCCTTCAGCACTGCCTTTACCGTGTCGATCGAGGCGGCGCGCGGGGTGACCACCGGCATATCCGCCGCTGATCGCGCCTGCACGGTCGCCGCAGCCGTGGCACCCGCTGCCCGCGCCGAAGACCTGGTGCAACCCGGGCATATCTTCCCCCTGCGCGCCCGCGAAGGCGGCGTGCTGACCCGCGCCGGGCACACTGAAGCCGGTTGCGACCTGGCGCGCCTGGCCGGCTTCAGCCCGGCCTCGGTCATCGTCGAAGTGCTCAACGACGACGGCAGCATGGCCCGGCGCCCGGACCTGGAGGTGTTCGCCGCCCGTCACGGGATCAAGATCGGGACCATCGCCGACCTGATTCATTACCGCCTGAGCACGGAGCAGACGGTCAAGCGCATCGGCGAGCGCGAGCTGCCCACGGTGCACGGCGTGTTTCGCCTGGTGACCTATGAGGATTGCATCGAAGGCGGCGTGCACATGGCCATGGTCATGGTCATGGGTGACATCCGCCGTGAACAACCGACCCTGGTGCGGGTGCATGTGATCGACCCGCTGCGCGACCTGGTCGGTGCCGAGTACAGCGGGCCGGCCAACTGGACCCTGTGGGCGGCGCTGCAGAAAGTGGCCGATGAAGGCTGCGGGGTGGTGGTGATTCTGGCCAATCATGAGTCGTCGCAGGCGCTGCTGGAACGCGTGCCGCACCTGACCCAGCCACCAAGGCCCTACCAGCGCGGGCAATCACGCACGTACTCGGAAGTGGGCACCGGCGCGCAGATTCTTCAGGACCTGGGCGTGGGCAAACTGCGTCACCTGGGCCCGCCACTGAAATACGCCGGCCTTACCGGCTATGACCTGGAGGTGGTACAGAGCATTGCATTCAGCACTGCCTTGTAG
- a CDS encoding polyamine ABC transporter substrate-binding protein gives MLFSKRASAVLAASLLTLTCQAALAADSLNFVSWGGTTQDAQKQAWAEPFTASSKIRVVQDGPTDYGKLKAMVESGNVQWDVVDVEADFALRAASEGLLEPLDFNTIKRDRLDPRFVSDHGVGSFFFSFVLGYNEGKLGANKPLDWSALFDTKTYPGKRALYKWPSPGVLELALLADGVAADKLYPLDLDRAFKKLDTIKNDIVWWGGGAQSQQLLASGEASLGQFWNGRVYALQQDGAPVGVSWKQNLVMADFLVIPKGAKNKDAAMKFLANASGAQGQADFANLTAYAPVNLDSISLLKPELAPNLPTAYAQDQVTLDFAYWAKNGQAIATRWNEWLVK, from the coding sequence ATGCTGTTCTCCAAACGCGCAAGCGCAGTGCTGGCTGCCAGCCTGCTGACATTGACCTGCCAGGCTGCCCTGGCCGCCGACAGCCTGAACTTCGTCAGCTGGGGCGGCACCACCCAGGATGCGCAAAAGCAGGCCTGGGCCGAGCCCTTCACTGCCAGCAGCAAGATTCGCGTAGTCCAGGACGGCCCCACCGACTACGGCAAGCTCAAGGCCATGGTCGAAAGCGGCAACGTGCAGTGGGATGTGGTCGATGTCGAGGCGGACTTCGCCCTGCGTGCAGCCAGCGAAGGCCTGCTCGAGCCGCTGGACTTCAACACCATCAAGCGTGATCGCCTCGACCCGCGTTTCGTCTCCGATCACGGCGTAGGGTCGTTCTTCTTCTCGTTCGTTCTGGGCTACAACGAAGGCAAGCTCGGCGCCAACAAGCCCCTGGACTGGAGCGCGCTGTTCGACACCAAGACCTACCCCGGCAAGCGCGCCTTGTACAAATGGCCAAGCCCCGGCGTGCTCGAACTGGCCCTGCTGGCCGACGGCGTCGCCGCCGACAAGCTCTATCCGCTGGACCTGGACCGCGCCTTCAAGAAACTCGACACCATCAAGAATGACATCGTCTGGTGGGGCGGCGGCGCCCAGTCGCAGCAGTTGCTGGCCTCCGGTGAAGCGAGCCTGGGCCAGTTCTGGAACGGTCGGGTCTATGCCCTGCAGCAAGATGGCGCACCGGTCGGGGTAAGCTGGAAGCAGAACCTGGTCATGGCCGACTTCCTGGTCATCCCCAAAGGTGCGAAAAACAAAGACGCGGCGATGAAGTTCCTGGCCAATGCCAGCGGTGCCCAGGGCCAGGCCGACTTTGCCAACCTCACCGCCTACGCGCCGGTCAACCTCGACAGCATCAGCCTGCTCAAGCCTGAACTCGCGCCCAACCTGCCGACCGCCTACGCTCAGGATCAGGTGACCCTCGATTTCGCCTACTGGGCCAAGAACGGCCAGGCCATCGCCACCCGCTGGAATGAGTGGCTGGTCAAATGA